One genomic window of Actinoplanes lobatus includes the following:
- a CDS encoding PhoX family protein, whose amino-acid sequence MPDFNRRLLPLLGHSGGSRDAMTCLYRCGNACDHPVPNESANPYLGDVVNAEMSRRGVVRAGAVGAMVLGFGGSALAAAGPAAAAPAAPVEAARHGGRAGRLTFETVAPNTLDQVTIPAGYQSSVVIRWGDPVEPGAPAFDVDKQTAAAQSKQFGYNNDFVGVIPIPGDRDRALLVVNHEYTNEDLMFRGFTTMDALTVEQLKIAIAAHGLSVVEIERVGRTGRWKPAKSRRLRWNRRITALATEFELTGPVAGSALVKTAADPSGRIVIGTLNNCAGGVTPWGTVLSGEENFNQYLVGGDAVAADVKPKLNRYGISTTARYPSGSRKWDRAQERFDLALHPNEANRFGWVVEVDPFDPEGRPRKHTAMGRFKHEGANVIVARNGRVVAYMGDDERFDYLYKFVSDKKYIDSDSPWARRHNLTLLESGTLYVAKVTGDSDPAEIDGTGKPPADGKFDGRGEWIKLVSGNTSYVPGMTAIDVLTFTRLAGDAVGATKMDRPEDVQPSPRTGKIYAAMTNNTNRGVGTNAKPDEANPRNANKHGHIFEITEDRGDHTGATFTWQLPIVCGDPAAADTYFGGYDKTAVSPISCPDNVAFDSAGNLWISTDGNALGSNDGLFATPVEGRERGRLRQFLTVPKGAETCGPFITSDDRSVFVAVQHPGEITGASVDKPASVWPDGDFAKPGVVVTWRKDGGPVGS is encoded by the coding sequence ATGCCGGACTTCAACCGCCGCCTGCTTCCGCTGCTGGGACACAGCGGTGGCAGTCGCGACGCGATGACCTGTCTGTACCGATGCGGCAACGCGTGTGACCACCCCGTGCCGAACGAGTCGGCCAACCCCTACCTCGGAGACGTCGTCAACGCCGAGATGAGCCGCCGCGGCGTGGTCCGGGCCGGTGCCGTCGGAGCGATGGTGCTCGGCTTCGGCGGCTCGGCGCTCGCCGCGGCCGGCCCCGCCGCGGCCGCCCCGGCCGCCCCGGTAGAGGCCGCCCGCCACGGCGGCAGGGCCGGCCGGCTCACCTTCGAGACGGTCGCCCCGAACACCCTGGACCAGGTGACCATCCCGGCCGGGTACCAGTCGTCGGTCGTGATCCGCTGGGGCGATCCGGTCGAGCCCGGCGCGCCGGCGTTCGACGTCGACAAGCAGACGGCGGCCGCCCAGTCGAAGCAGTTCGGCTACAACAACGACTTCGTCGGCGTGATCCCGATCCCCGGTGACCGGGACCGGGCGCTGCTCGTGGTGAACCACGAATACACCAACGAGGACCTGATGTTCCGTGGCTTCACCACCATGGACGCCCTCACCGTCGAGCAACTCAAGATCGCCATCGCGGCGCACGGCCTGTCCGTGGTCGAGATCGAGCGGGTCGGCCGCACCGGCCGGTGGAAGCCGGCCAAGAGCCGCCGGCTGCGCTGGAACCGCCGGATCACCGCGCTCGCGACCGAGTTCGAGCTGACCGGCCCGGTGGCCGGCTCGGCGCTGGTCAAGACCGCCGCCGACCCGTCCGGCCGGATCGTCATCGGCACGCTGAACAACTGCGCCGGCGGCGTCACCCCGTGGGGCACCGTGCTCTCCGGCGAGGAGAACTTCAACCAGTACCTCGTCGGCGGTGACGCGGTCGCGGCCGACGTCAAGCCGAAGCTCAACCGGTACGGCATCAGCACCACCGCCCGCTACCCGAGCGGCAGCCGCAAGTGGGACCGGGCCCAGGAGCGCTTCGACCTGGCCCTGCACCCGAACGAGGCGAACCGGTTCGGCTGGGTCGTCGAGGTCGACCCGTTCGACCCCGAGGGCCGTCCGCGCAAGCACACCGCCATGGGCCGCTTCAAGCACGAGGGCGCCAACGTCATCGTCGCCCGCAACGGCCGGGTCGTCGCGTACATGGGTGACGACGAGCGGTTCGACTACCTGTACAAGTTCGTCTCGGACAAGAAGTACATCGACAGCGACTCGCCGTGGGCCCGCCGGCACAACCTGACCCTGCTGGAGTCGGGCACGCTCTACGTCGCCAAGGTCACCGGCGACAGCGACCCGGCCGAGATCGACGGCACCGGCAAGCCGCCCGCCGACGGGAAGTTCGACGGCCGGGGCGAGTGGATCAAGCTGGTGTCCGGCAACACGTCGTACGTGCCCGGCATGACCGCGATCGACGTGCTCACCTTCACCCGCCTGGCCGGCGACGCGGTCGGCGCCACCAAGATGGACCGTCCCGAGGACGTCCAGCCGAGCCCGCGCACCGGCAAGATCTACGCGGCGATGACCAACAACACCAACCGCGGTGTCGGCACCAACGCCAAGCCGGACGAGGCCAACCCGCGCAACGCCAACAAGCACGGCCACATCTTCGAGATCACCGAGGACCGGGGCGACCACACCGGCGCCACCTTCACCTGGCAGCTGCCGATCGTGTGCGGCGACCCGGCCGCGGCCGACACCTACTTCGGCGGCTACGACAAGACGGCGGTCTCCCCGATCTCCTGCCCGGACAACGTCGCCTTCGACAGCGCCGGCAACCTCTGGATCTCGACCGACGGCAACGCGCTGGGCAGCAACGACGGTCTCTTCGCGACGCCGGTCGAGGGCCGGGAGCGGGGCCGGCTGCGCCAGTTCCTCACCGTGCCGAAGGGCGCCGAGACCTGCGGCCCCTTCATCACCTCCGACGACCGTTCGGTGTTCGTGGCGGTCCAGCACCCCGGCGAGATCACCGGCGCGTCGGTGGACAAGCCCGCCTCGGTCTGGCCGGACGGCGACTTCGCCAAGCCCGGCGTCGTGGTGACCTGGCGCAAGGACGGCGGCCCGGTCGGCAGCTGA
- a CDS encoding flavin-containing monooxygenase: protein MTRIAIIGAGFGGVAVAAELLRAGFDDIVLLEKADRAGGVWRDNTYPGCACDVPAPLYSYSRALNPDWSRRYPPHDEILAYLQRCADVWGVTPRVRFGAEVASASWSGGGWEIVLKDHEIVRADVLIPAVGQLSRPSIPALPGAETFAGVAVHTAHWTPDIPVAGNRVAVVGTGASAIQLVPAIAGTAAHVTVFQRTAPWTLPKPDRRYGRLRKAAYRRMPSLMLLSRAATWGLTLVPGAALTGNRVVNALVRGYSSSQRRWQVRDPELRAKVTPDEPMGCKRVLFTNAWLPTMARPDVDLVTEKIVAVTPDGVRTADGADHPCDVLIYGTGFAATEFLVPIRVTGRDGVVLADEWRDGAHAYLGLAVPGFPNMFLVYGPNTNTGNTSVIYFHEAQARWITQAVRRVAAGDDLEVRPEVAAAYDTEIQSRLAGSVWTACQSWYRTAAGRVVANWPGKATEYRRRTATLNRSDFLPGSLPLE from the coding sequence ATGACCCGCATCGCGATCATCGGCGCCGGGTTCGGCGGGGTGGCGGTCGCCGCCGAACTGCTCCGCGCCGGCTTCGACGACATCGTCCTGCTGGAGAAGGCCGACCGGGCCGGCGGCGTGTGGCGCGACAACACCTATCCGGGGTGTGCCTGTGACGTGCCGGCGCCGCTCTACTCCTACTCCCGCGCCCTGAACCCGGACTGGTCGCGCCGCTACCCGCCGCACGACGAGATCCTCGCCTATCTGCAACGGTGCGCGGACGTCTGGGGCGTCACGCCGCGGGTCCGTTTCGGCGCCGAGGTGGCCTCCGCCTCGTGGTCCGGCGGCGGCTGGGAGATTGTGTTGAAAGACCACGAGATCGTACGCGCGGACGTGCTGATCCCGGCCGTCGGTCAACTGTCCCGCCCGTCGATCCCGGCGCTCCCCGGCGCGGAGACCTTCGCGGGCGTCGCCGTGCACACCGCACACTGGACCCCCGACATCCCGGTCGCGGGCAACCGGGTCGCGGTCGTCGGCACCGGAGCCAGCGCCATCCAGCTCGTCCCCGCGATCGCCGGAACCGCCGCCCACGTCACCGTCTTCCAGCGCACCGCGCCGTGGACACTGCCCAAACCCGACCGTCGCTACGGCCGCCTCCGCAAGGCCGCCTACCGCCGGATGCCGTCGCTGATGCTGCTGTCCCGCGCCGCCACCTGGGGCCTCACCCTCGTCCCGGGCGCCGCCCTGACCGGCAACCGGGTGGTCAACGCCCTGGTCCGCGGCTACTCGTCGAGTCAGCGGCGCTGGCAGGTCCGCGATCCGGAACTCCGCGCCAAGGTCACCCCGGACGAGCCGATGGGCTGCAAGCGGGTGCTGTTCACGAACGCCTGGCTGCCCACCATGGCCCGCCCCGACGTCGACCTGGTCACCGAGAAGATCGTCGCGGTGACCCCGGACGGCGTCCGCACCGCCGACGGCGCCGACCACCCGTGCGACGTGCTGATCTACGGCACCGGTTTCGCCGCCACCGAGTTCCTCGTCCCGATCCGGGTCACCGGCCGCGACGGCGTCGTGCTCGCCGACGAATGGCGGGACGGGGCACACGCGTACCTCGGTCTCGCGGTGCCCGGCTTCCCCAACATGTTCCTGGTCTACGGCCCGAACACGAACACCGGCAACACCTCGGTGATCTACTTCCACGAGGCCCAGGCCAGGTGGATAACGCAGGCCGTCCGGCGGGTCGCGGCAGGCGACGATCTGGAGGTACGGCCTGAGGTCGCGGCCGCCTACGACACCGAGATCCAGTCCCGCCTGGCCGGCTCGGTGTGGACGGCGTGCCAGAGCTGGTACCGCACCGCCGCCGGCCGCGTGGTCGCCAACTGGCCGGGCAAGGCCACCGAATACCGCCGCCGAACCGCCACCCTCAACCGTTCCGACTTCCTGCCGGGCTCACTTCCGTTGGAGTAG
- a CDS encoding glycoside hydrolase family 43 protein, giving the protein MTFALHRRTLLRGSLGVAGAGALGALAASGAEGAPQPGPLPDDAAIYGVPTIDPLISQRADPFITRPVGGMYYFTGSVPEYDRLVVRGATTIAGLAGAEETVIWRRPTSGTMGGHIWAPELHRIGGKWYIYFAAGDAGNVFRIRTYVMESALDDPRDPAGWTLKGQLITEWDGFTLDATSFTHRGRQYLVWAQSEPEIAVNTSLYIAEMANPWTFRTKPTRITTPTKSWEIIGYRVNEGPAVLIRNGKVFITFSASATDANYCMGLLSADASDDLLSRSSWTKHPDPIFVSDDRTQRYGPGHNSFTVAEDGETDVLVYHARDYKQIVGDPLYDPNRHTRVQKLYWHEDGTPLFGIPVGTGGPIVRLSPSGAPRSFVKHEGDVIRAAHAPRELELTQFRFVAGADGTETIQSVDQPTKFLVVSGTTVGLGATGTPVTRIAAKGGVTIRVAPGQYLQHKGGQITVAAKATVFTLS; this is encoded by the coding sequence ATGACGTTCGCACTGCATCGCCGTACGCTGCTCCGGGGTTCTCTCGGGGTGGCCGGCGCCGGAGCTCTCGGCGCGCTCGCCGCGAGCGGCGCGGAAGGCGCCCCGCAGCCGGGCCCGCTGCCCGATGACGCCGCCATCTACGGAGTGCCCACCATCGACCCGCTGATCAGCCAGCGCGCCGACCCCTTCATCACCAGGCCGGTCGGCGGCATGTACTACTTCACCGGCTCGGTGCCGGAGTACGACCGCCTGGTCGTGCGCGGCGCCACCACCATCGCCGGCCTCGCCGGGGCCGAGGAGACCGTCATCTGGCGGCGCCCCACCAGCGGCACCATGGGCGGCCACATCTGGGCGCCGGAGCTGCACCGGATCGGCGGGAAGTGGTACATCTACTTCGCCGCCGGCGACGCCGGGAACGTGTTCCGGATCCGGACGTACGTGATGGAGTCCGCGCTCGACGACCCGCGCGACCCGGCCGGCTGGACCCTCAAGGGGCAGCTGATCACCGAGTGGGACGGCTTCACCCTGGACGCCACCAGCTTCACCCATCGCGGGCGGCAGTACCTGGTGTGGGCCCAGAGCGAGCCGGAGATCGCGGTCAACACGAGCCTCTACATCGCCGAGATGGCGAACCCGTGGACGTTCCGGACCAAGCCGACCCGGATCACCACGCCCACGAAGAGCTGGGAGATCATCGGCTACCGGGTGAACGAGGGCCCGGCCGTGCTGATCCGTAACGGGAAGGTATTCATCACCTTCTCGGCCAGCGCCACCGACGCCAACTACTGCATGGGCCTGCTCTCCGCCGACGCGTCGGACGATCTTCTTTCGCGTTCCAGTTGGACGAAGCACCCGGATCCGATCTTCGTCTCCGACGACCGGACCCAGCGGTACGGGCCCGGGCACAACTCGTTCACGGTGGCCGAGGACGGGGAGACCGACGTGCTGGTCTACCACGCCCGCGACTACAAGCAGATCGTCGGCGACCCGCTGTACGACCCCAACCGGCACACCCGGGTGCAGAAGCTCTACTGGCACGAGGACGGGACGCCGCTGTTCGGCATCCCGGTCGGGACGGGCGGGCCGATCGTGCGCCTGTCGCCGTCCGGCGCGCCACGCTCGTTCGTCAAGCACGAGGGTGACGTGATCCGGGCCGCGCACGCGCCGCGTGAGCTGGAGCTGACCCAGTTCCGGTTCGTGGCCGGGGCGGACGGCACCGAGACGATCCAGTCGGTCGACCAGCCCACGAAGTTCCTCGTGGTCAGCGGCACGACCGTCGGGCTGGGCGCCACCGGCACCCCGGTCACCCGGATCGCGGCCAAGGGTGGCGTGACCATCCGGGTCGCGCCCGGCCAGTACCTCCAGCACAAGGGCGGTCAGATCACGGTCGCCGCGAAGGCCACGGTCTTCACCCTGAGCTAG
- a CDS encoding YbaB/EbfC family nucleoid-associated protein, whose translation MPQDPEDLLADWQWRVQRQTETTHELSRRMQQVSASAESRDGGVAVTVDHAGGLSGLTLTDDAMRLAPDELARLIMATARRAQARLSDEMAELVKGIFGSDSATTSFIAGTYADQFPAQPSDHHEERGR comes from the coding sequence ATGCCACAGGACCCGGAGGACCTGCTCGCCGACTGGCAGTGGCGCGTCCAGCGGCAGACCGAGACCACCCACGAGCTGAGCCGACGGATGCAGCAGGTCTCAGCCTCGGCGGAGTCCCGCGACGGCGGTGTCGCCGTGACCGTCGACCACGCCGGCGGGCTGAGCGGCCTGACCCTGACCGACGACGCGATGCGACTCGCTCCGGACGAGCTGGCGCGGCTCATCATGGCGACCGCTCGCCGGGCCCAGGCCAGGCTCTCCGACGAGATGGCCGAGTTGGTCAAGGGAATATTCGGCTCCGACTCGGCCACCACGTCGTTCATCGCCGGCACCTACGCCGACCAGTTCCCGGCACAGCCGTCCGACCACCACGAGGAGCGTGGTCGGTGA
- a CDS encoding DUF6346 domain-containing protein, translating to MDPHDDPMAKYRAKAAEMRAALDREMAEDEAKGAAMSAVSEHRGGTLRLVAAMAGIAVLSLAIVGFGITLVGMSHHDFDDAHGTGWAVVEACDRHGPVTNQGFGYWDSCRFTVRWDDGTADDDLVSDGLFASADIGRDVRVGYLDRSADSMELAREDTPPRPWFKWIGVVVGIIGGLPLLVIGIMISLLLQRK from the coding sequence ATGGATCCGCATGACGATCCGATGGCGAAGTACCGTGCCAAAGCGGCGGAGATGAGGGCGGCCCTCGACCGCGAGATGGCGGAGGACGAGGCCAAAGGGGCCGCGATGTCCGCCGTCAGCGAGCACAGGGGCGGCACATTGCGCCTGGTCGCCGCGATGGCCGGAATCGCCGTGCTGAGCCTTGCCATCGTCGGCTTCGGTATCACTCTCGTCGGGATGTCCCACCACGACTTCGACGACGCCCATGGGACCGGTTGGGCGGTCGTGGAAGCTTGTGATCGCCACGGACCCGTTACCAACCAGGGATTCGGCTATTGGGACAGTTGCCGATTCACCGTCCGCTGGGATGACGGAACAGCCGATGATGATCTGGTGAGCGACGGCTTGTTCGCTTCTGCGGACATCGGTCGAGATGTTCGGGTGGGCTACCTCGACAGAAGCGCCGACAGCATGGAACTCGCCCGTGAGGACACACCGCCACGACCGTGGTTCAAGTGGATCGGTGTGGTCGTCGGGATCATCGGCGGGCTGCCGCTTCTGGTCATCGGCATCATGATCAGCCTGCTACTCCAACGGAAGTGA
- a CDS encoding RrF2 family transcriptional regulator, protein MRLNRSTDIGLRVLMLAAARPDDLLTIDVLADSVAVPRSHLAKVVQRLQHLGLLDTVRGRNGGVRLATGAAGASIGGLVRELEGDTEVVECGGETPCPLNAGCRLRGALRVAQEAFYASLDPITIGDLAAPPVRQVLLTLGRSPQ, encoded by the coding sequence GTGCGACTGAATCGCTCCACCGATATCGGCCTTCGCGTCCTGATGCTCGCCGCCGCACGGCCGGACGACCTGCTCACCATCGACGTGCTGGCGGACTCGGTGGCGGTCCCCCGCAGCCACCTCGCCAAGGTGGTCCAGCGGTTGCAGCACCTCGGCCTGCTGGACACCGTGCGCGGCCGCAACGGCGGCGTCCGGCTCGCCACCGGCGCCGCGGGCGCGTCCATCGGCGGCCTGGTCCGCGAACTCGAGGGCGACACCGAGGTGGTCGAGTGCGGCGGGGAGACGCCCTGCCCGCTCAACGCCGGCTGCCGGCTGCGCGGTGCGCTGCGCGTCGCACAGGAGGCGTTCTACGCCTCGCTCGACCCCATCACGATCGGCGACCTGGCCGCTCCCCCGGTCCGGCAGGTGCTCCTGACCCTCGGCCGATCTCCCCAGTGA
- a CDS encoding FAD-binding oxidoreductase, with amino-acid sequence MLSASSAPIVEATLPVVGEHLEAITTVFYETMIGENPELLNLFSRSAQATGEQRSALSGAVAAYAAHLIGAGPSGVAFEHVVDRIAHRHCALGIRPEQYTMVGRYLLRAVGTVLGDAVTPGIAAAWDEVYWLFAAQLIGREARLYAEAGVEGADPWRSYAVANKIEEAHDTVSFVLVPADLRAAPDYHPGQYVTVAVDLPEAGRQLRQYTLSQAPTGGTLRITVRRVRGRGGAPDGVVSAFLHDQVGIGDRLRISQPYGDLVLRPGDSPLLLVSAGVGITPMAAILEQTARTQPTREVTVVHADRDPGRHPLRGDMLSSGARIRSFHEVLWYEQGGPTGAHTGLIDTDQVPVHPDAEVYLCGPAPFMQTVRAGLHRQGIPDERIRYEVFGSEQWRPAPAAA; translated from the coding sequence ATGCTGTCCGCATCCAGTGCCCCGATCGTCGAGGCGACCCTGCCGGTCGTCGGCGAGCACCTCGAAGCCATCACCACCGTCTTCTACGAGACGATGATCGGGGAGAACCCGGAGCTGCTGAACCTGTTCAGCCGCAGCGCGCAGGCCACCGGCGAGCAGCGCAGCGCACTCTCCGGGGCGGTCGCGGCGTACGCCGCGCACCTCATCGGCGCCGGCCCGTCCGGCGTGGCGTTCGAGCACGTGGTGGACCGGATCGCCCACCGGCACTGCGCCCTCGGCATCCGCCCCGAGCAGTACACGATGGTCGGCCGCTACCTGCTGCGCGCCGTCGGCACGGTGCTCGGCGACGCCGTCACACCGGGGATCGCCGCCGCATGGGACGAGGTGTACTGGCTGTTCGCGGCCCAGTTGATCGGCCGGGAGGCGCGCCTCTACGCCGAGGCCGGGGTCGAGGGCGCCGACCCGTGGCGGTCCTACGCGGTCGCCAACAAGATCGAGGAGGCGCACGACACGGTCTCGTTCGTGCTGGTCCCGGCCGACCTGCGGGCCGCCCCCGACTACCACCCCGGGCAGTACGTGACGGTCGCCGTCGACCTGCCCGAGGCCGGCCGCCAGCTGCGGCAGTACACGCTGTCCCAGGCGCCGACCGGCGGCACCCTGCGGATCACCGTCCGGCGGGTCCGCGGCCGCGGCGGCGCCCCCGACGGCGTGGTCTCCGCGTTCCTGCACGACCAGGTCGGCATCGGCGACCGGCTGCGGATCAGCCAGCCGTACGGCGACCTCGTCCTGCGCCCCGGAGACTCCCCGCTGCTGCTGGTCAGCGCCGGAGTCGGGATCACCCCGATGGCGGCGATCCTGGAACAGACGGCACGGACCCAGCCGACCCGTGAGGTGACCGTCGTCCACGCCGACCGGGACCCGGGCCGCCACCCGCTGCGCGGCGACATGCTCAGCAGCGGCGCCCGGATCCGCTCGTTCCACGAGGTCCTCTGGTACGAGCAGGGCGGCCCCACCGGCGCGCACACCGGCCTGATCGACACCGACCAGGTCCCGGTGCACCCGGACGCCGAGGTGTACCTGTGCGGCCCGGCGCCGTTCATGCAGACCGTCCGGGCCGGCCTGCACCGGCAGGGCATCCCGGACGAGCGGATCCGGTACGAGGTGTTCGGCTCCGAACAGTGGCGCCCCGCTCCGGCGGCCGCCTGA
- a CDS encoding alpha-L-arabinofuranosidase C-terminal domain-containing protein: protein MPRIPYRLVGAAAVLVSLPLAVAPPVAAVAVEPDYTITVNPDATGASIPKSMYGVFFEDINYAADGGLYAELVRNRSFEFTSTDASGYNGLTAWAATGSAVVTNDDQRLNERNRNYLKVTGAAGLTNAGYNTGLAVARSEHYNFSVWARADAASTLEVALQTTAGTALAAPLTVAVSGDTWTKYTGTLRATGTSDVARLSVRTTGTATLRLDEISLFPRDTYKGRANGLRRDLAEKIAALEPGFVRFPGGCLVNTGSMYQYTAANNYPRARSYQWKDTVGPVETRATNKNFWGYNQSYGLGYYEYFQFAEDIGAMPLPVLPALVTGCGQNRATIDEALLQQYIQDTLDLIEFANGATTTTWGKVRADMGHPKPFNLTTLGIGNEENLPEEYWANFLKFESAIKAKHPDITVVSNSGPDDQGSTFENLWAKNRANGTDMVDEHYYNSPSWFLQNNKRYDSYDRSGPKVFLGEYASLDAKLYNSLAEAAYMTGLERNADVVKMASYAPLLANIDNVQWKPDMIWFDNDESWGSTSYQMQKLFMNNVGDRVVPTTTTGNVLQPKPITGGVGLSTWRTAATYDDVKVTSPDGAVLFSDDFNDGNADGWTSVTNRGNWTVTNGAYTQTTTDTEDTMVKGATISATDYDYTLKATKTAGAEGFLVAFGIQETGQFYWWNLGGWNNTQGAIEKGITSAKEQILTKPNSVTTGRTYDLKISVRGTKVTLYLDGVEWGSFDDNAVTEPFAQVVTEDTRTGELIVKVVNAQDTPAVTRIDLGGRKVARTAKQTVITGDPGEQNTRSAEPILPVTSTVSGIAATFTREFPANSVTFLRIKTR, encoded by the coding sequence ATGCCCCGAATCCCCTACCGTCTCGTGGGCGCGGCCGCCGTACTGGTCTCGCTCCCGCTCGCGGTCGCCCCGCCGGTCGCCGCCGTGGCGGTCGAACCGGACTACACCATCACGGTGAACCCGGACGCGACCGGCGCCTCGATCCCCAAGTCCATGTACGGCGTCTTCTTCGAGGACATCAACTACGCGGCCGACGGCGGCCTCTACGCCGAACTGGTCCGCAACCGCTCGTTCGAGTTCACCAGCACCGACGCGTCCGGCTACAACGGGCTGACCGCGTGGGCGGCCACCGGCTCGGCCGTGGTGACCAACGACGACCAGCGGCTCAACGAGCGCAACCGCAACTACCTCAAGGTGACCGGCGCGGCCGGCCTCACCAACGCCGGCTACAACACCGGTCTGGCCGTCGCCCGGTCGGAGCACTACAACTTCTCGGTGTGGGCCCGGGCCGACGCGGCGTCCACCCTGGAGGTGGCGCTGCAGACCACCGCCGGGACCGCGCTCGCCGCCCCGCTGACGGTGGCGGTCTCCGGGGACACCTGGACGAAGTACACCGGCACGCTGCGGGCGACCGGCACCAGTGACGTCGCGCGCCTGTCGGTCCGGACCACCGGCACGGCGACGCTGCGCCTGGACGAGATCTCGCTGTTCCCGCGCGACACCTACAAGGGCCGGGCGAACGGCCTGCGCAGGGACCTGGCCGAGAAGATCGCGGCGCTCGAGCCGGGCTTCGTCCGCTTCCCGGGCGGCTGCCTCGTCAACACCGGCAGCATGTACCAGTACACGGCCGCCAACAACTACCCGCGCGCCCGGTCCTACCAGTGGAAGGACACCGTCGGGCCGGTCGAGACACGGGCCACCAACAAGAACTTCTGGGGCTACAACCAGAGCTACGGCCTCGGCTACTACGAGTACTTCCAGTTCGCCGAGGACATCGGCGCCATGCCGCTGCCGGTCCTGCCGGCCCTGGTGACCGGTTGTGGCCAGAATCGGGCCACGATCGACGAGGCGCTGCTCCAGCAGTACATCCAGGACACCCTGGACCTGATCGAGTTCGCCAACGGCGCGACCACCACCACGTGGGGCAAGGTGCGCGCCGACATGGGCCACCCGAAGCCGTTCAACCTCACCACGCTCGGCATCGGCAACGAGGAGAACCTGCCCGAGGAGTACTGGGCGAACTTCCTCAAGTTCGAGTCCGCCATCAAGGCGAAGCACCCGGACATCACGGTGGTCAGCAACTCCGGTCCGGACGACCAGGGTTCGACGTTCGAGAACCTGTGGGCCAAGAACCGGGCGAACGGCACGGACATGGTCGACGAGCACTACTACAACAGCCCGTCGTGGTTCCTGCAGAACAACAAGCGCTATGACTCGTACGACCGGAGCGGTCCGAAGGTCTTCCTCGGCGAATACGCGTCGCTCGACGCCAAGCTGTACAACTCGCTGGCCGAGGCGGCGTACATGACCGGCCTGGAGCGCAACGCCGACGTGGTGAAGATGGCGTCCTACGCGCCGCTGCTCGCCAACATCGACAACGTGCAGTGGAAGCCGGACATGATCTGGTTCGACAACGACGAGTCGTGGGGCTCCACCAGCTACCAGATGCAGAAGCTCTTCATGAACAACGTCGGTGACCGGGTCGTGCCGACCACCACCACCGGCAACGTGCTCCAGCCGAAGCCGATCACCGGCGGGGTCGGGCTCTCCACCTGGCGGACCGCCGCGACCTACGACGACGTCAAGGTCACCAGCCCGGACGGCGCCGTGCTGTTCAGCGACGACTTCAACGACGGCAACGCGGACGGCTGGACCTCGGTGACCAACCGCGGCAACTGGACGGTGACCAACGGCGCCTACACCCAGACGACCACGGACACCGAGGACACCATGGTCAAGGGCGCGACGATCAGCGCGACCGATTACGACTACACGCTGAAGGCCACCAAGACGGCCGGCGCGGAGGGCTTCCTGGTCGCGTTCGGCATCCAGGAGACCGGCCAGTTCTACTGGTGGAACCTGGGCGGCTGGAACAACACCCAGGGCGCCATCGAGAAGGGGATCACCTCCGCCAAGGAGCAGATCCTCACCAAGCCCAACAGCGTGACCACGGGCAGGACCTACGACCTCAAGATTTCGGTACGGGGTACGAAGGTCACCCTGTACCTGGACGGAGTGGAGTGGGGCTCGTTCGACGACAACGCCGTCACCGAGCCGTTCGCCCAGGTCGTCACGGAGGACACGAGGACCGGCGAGCTGATCGTCAAGGTCGTCAACGCGCAGGACACCCCGGCCGTCACAAGGATCGACCTGGGTGGGCGCAAGGTGGCCCGGACCGCGAAACAGACCGTGATCACCGGTGACCCGGGCGAGCAGAACACCCGCTCGGCCGAGCCGATCCTGCCGGTCACCAGCACCGTCAGCGGGATCGCCGCCACGTTTACCCGCGAGTTCCCGGCGAACTCGGTCACCTTCCTCCGGATCAAGACCCGATAA